In the Parasteatoda tepidariorum isolate YZ-2023 chromosome 3, CAS_Ptep_4.0, whole genome shotgun sequence genome, one interval contains:
- the LOC107450116 gene encoding short-chain dehydrogenase/reductase family 9C member 7 produces MFRAVGIFFLILALLISVAGRNKYIDIMFATVGWIVVVMYTANIISRWILSVLPKRVVSSEKKAVLITGCDTGFGLDLAKRLISKGFTVYSCCLSLESEGARELLQIKESSDLVRIHQLDVTKYKQIHDVCREVEADLGDNDLWCIVNNAGVAIFSELEWCSMSVIEHMFNVNVLGAVRVTKAFLPLLRAAKGRVVVVASVAGHITYPGFLSYSMTKHALVSFADGLRREMLKWGVKVALVEPSMYKTRISRSDVLTGALDNSWEKTPDAIKEAYGFPYYEDFKGRMQKMALHARPYLGEVVDSMEQAVTDMSPSIVYRCSGPTDKVRVWIMSLLPIRLLDMLICHVIQPSHRQLSGTRSTKSSTSSSSS; encoded by the exons ATGTTTCGTGCAGTtggaatattctttttaattttggcGCTTTTAATAAGCGTCGCTGGCCGAAATAAATACATTGATATCATGTTTGCCACTGTAGGATGGATCGTGGTGGTCATGTATACGGCAAATATAATCTCTAGGTGGATATTGTCTGTTCTACCTAAACGGGTAGTCTCATCTGAGAAAAAAGCTGTTCTAATAACAG GTTGTGACACTGGGTTTGGATTAGACTTAGCAAAGCGTTTGATCAGCAAAGGCTTCACAGTGTATTCTTGTTGTTTGTCTTTGGAAAGTGAAGGCGCACGTGAGTTGCTTCAGATCAAAGAATCATCAGATCTCGTAAGAATTCATCAGTTGGATGTCACAAAGTATAAGCAAATACATGATGTTTGCAGAGAAGTGGAAGCTGACTTAGGAGATAATG ATCTTTGGTGCATTGTAAATAATGCAGGAGTGGCCATCTTTTCAGAGTTGGAATGGTGCAGTATGTCTGTTATCGAACATATGTTCAATGTTAATGTTTTGGGGGCTGTTCGTGTTACCAAAGCTTTTCTACCGCTTTTGAGAGCTGCAAAGGGACGTGTTGTAGTTGTAGCTAGTGTTGcag GTCACATTACTTATCCCGGATTTTTATCCTATTCTATGACGAAACACGCTTTGGTTTCTTTTGCTGATGGATTGCGCAGAGAAATGCTGAAATGGGGAGTAAAAGTCGCTTTAGTGGAACCTTCCATGTATAA aaCCAGGATTTCCAGAAGTGATGTCCTTACAGGAGCCTTAGATAATTCTTGGGAGAAAACTCCAGATGCTATTAAAGAAGCTTACGGATTTCCTTATTATGAAGATTTTAAGGGTCGGATGCAAAAAATGGCCTTGCATGCTAGGCCTTACCTCGGAGAAGTGGTAGATAGCATGGAACAAGCTGTGACTGACATGAGCCCAAGTATCGTCTACCGTTGTTCTGGACCAACTGACAAAGTCCGTGTATGGATTATGTCTTTGCTTCCCATTAGATTGTTGGATATGCTAATATGCCATGTCATACAGCCCAGCCATCGACAACTATCTGGTACAAGAAGTACGAAATCATCAACATCATCTTCATCATCATGA
- the LOC107450117 gene encoding tubulin polymerization-promoting protein homolog: MAATVEGGDATVANDTSGESPAPLDGPSFKDQFKLFAKFGDSKSTGEAITLSNSDKWMKQAKVIDKKLTTTDTGIYYKMVAKAKKSLAVKEYEEFLDKLAKNKKVDIAQMKQKMASCGPPATSKTTPTTAMAAVSRLTDHTKYTGTHKLRFDDTGKGRGKEGREDRPNEGGYVQGYKDQGTYETTH; encoded by the exons ATGGCTGCTACCGTGGAAGGAGGTGACGCCACGGTGGCGAACGATACTTCGGGCGAATCACCTGCTCCCTTGGATGGACCTTCTTTCAAGGatcaattcaaattatttgccAAATTCGGGGACAGTAAAAGTACGGGTGAAGCCATCACACTGTCTAACAGTGACAAATGGATGAAACAAGCTAAAGTAATTGACAAGAAACTGACCACTACAGATACTGGTATCTACTACAAGATGGTAGCAAA GGCAAAAAAGTCACTGGCCGTTAAAGAGTATGAAGAATTCCTGGACAAGTTAGCGAAAAACAAAAAGGTGGATATAGCACAAATGAAGCAGAAAATGGCATCATGTGGCCCGCCAGCTACATCTAAAACAACG CCTACTACAGCCATGGCTGCAGTTAGTCGATTAACTGATCACACCAAGTACACTGGTACCCACAAACTTCGATTTGACGATACTGGTAAGGGACGTGGTAAAGAAGGTCGCGAAGACAGACCCAATGAAGGTGGCTACGTACAAGGTTACAAGGACCAAGGAACCTACGAGACTACTCATTAA